Proteins encoded by one window of Arabidopsis thaliana chromosome 2, partial sequence:
- a CDS encoding Lycopene beta/epsilon cyclase protein (Lycopene beta/epsilon cyclase protein; FUNCTIONS IN: oxidoreductase activity, acting on paired donors, with incorporation or reduction of molecular oxygen; INVOLVED IN: carotenoid biosynthetic process; LOCATED IN: chloroplast; EXPRESSED IN: 20 plant structures; EXPRESSED DURING: 13 growth stages; CONTAINS InterPro DOMAIN/s: Lycopene beta/epsilon cyclase (InterPro:IPR008671); Has 35333 Blast hits to 34131 proteins in 2444 species: Archae - 798; Bacteria - 22429; Metazoa - 974; Fungi - 991; Plants - 531; Viruses - 0; Other Eukaryotes - 9610 (source: NCBI BLink).) — protein MVVLQIHQFNGFVSSVSRAQTNQGRRRASTTVCVQTQLAPSLTQKIMESISVGGEAGGAGGAYSYNALKRLDNIWSNICTQPTGPQETQQIVSRVSGFSQDYSMGNNLVGTFDIVVCGGTLGIFLATALCAKGLRVAVVERNAIKGRDQEWNISRKEMKELTEVRVLTEDEIEEVIAAKFNPNRCGFENLGDIWVEDILNLGVSPAKLVETVKQRFISLGGVILEDSSLSSIVIYNDLAVMQLSKGDTLSSRLVIDAMGNFSPILKQIKRGRKPDGMCLVVGSCAHGFKENSSSDVIYSSSSVTRVADSNVQLFWEAFPAGSGPLDRTTYMFTYTEPQSTSPSLEDLLEEYWKLMPKYQGVSLDELEILRVVYGIFPTYRNSFVQ, from the exons TGCGTTCAAACACAATTGGCTCCCTCTCTTACACAG AAGATAATGGAGAGTATTTCAGTTGGTGGAGAAGCTGGAGGTGCTGGTGGTGCTTACTCTTATAATGCCTTGAAGAGACTTGACAATATTTGGTCCAACATATGTACTCAACCAACAG GACCACAAGAAACTCAGCAAATTGTTTCTAGGGTATCTGGTTTTTCTCAAGATTATAGTATGGGGAATAATCTCGTTGGAACCTTTGACATAGTGGTTTGTGGGGGTACTTTGGGGATTTTTCTAGCCACGGCTCTATGTGCCAAGGGTTTAAGAGTCGCTGTGGTGGAGAGAAATGCAATCAAAGGG AGAGATCAAGAATGGAATATCtcaagaaaagagatgaaagaacTGACTGAAGTCAGAGTTTTAACCGAAGATGAGATCGAAGAAGTAATTGCTGCAAAGTTCAATCCG AACAGATGTGGATTTGAGAATCTTGGTGATATATGGGTTGAAGATATTCTTAACCTCGGCGTTTC CCCAGCCAAACTTGTGGAAACTGTAAAACAACGTTTCATTTCTCTTGGTGGAGTCATTTTAGAAGACTCCAGCCTCTCGAGCATCGTCATCTACAATGATTTAGCT GTTATGCAACTTTCTAAAGGTGACACATTATCTTCCCGTCTCGTTATTGATGCCATGGGAAACTTTTCTCCTATTCTGAAGCAG ATCAAACGTGGTAGAAAGCCAGATGGAATGTGCCTTGTTGTTGGATCTTGTGCTCATGGGTTTAAAGAGAACTCATCAAGCGACGTTATATATAGCAGTTCATCGGTGACCAGAGTTGCAGATTCCAATGTACAACTCTTTTGGGAG GCTTTCCCGGCTGGCTCTGGTCCATTAGACCGCACTACTTACATGTTCACTTACACTGAACCGCAATCAACATCTCCGAGTTTAGAGGATTTACTCGAAGAATACTGGAAACTGATGCCAAAATACCAA GGAGTCTCTCTTGATGAATTGGAAATACTGAGAGTTGTATACGGAATCTTTCCTACATACCGAAATAG TTTCGTACAATAA